Below is a window of Schistocerca americana isolate TAMUIC-IGC-003095 unplaced genomic scaffold, iqSchAmer2.1 HiC_scaffold_906, whole genome shotgun sequence DNA.
AAGCGTGGACACCACTCCTTTTGAGGGCAGCATCCCTACTGAGGACAGCGCATTATGTGAGGACAGAACATCTTGGGATGGTAGAACCACACAATGTGAGCTCAGCTTGCTCTGCAAGGTGGGCTTGtcatgcattgtatgtgagtacagcacagcttgcaaggatggCACACCTCGCgaagacggcacaccaagcgaggacggcacaccaagcgaggacggcacaccaagcgaggacggcacaccaagcgaggacggcacaccaagcgaggacggcacaccaagcgaggacggcacaccaagcgaggacggcacaccaagcgaggacggcacaccttgcgaggacggcacaccttgcgaggacggcacaccaagcgaggacggcacaccaagcgaggacggcacaccaagcgaggacggcacaccaagcgaggacggcacaccaagcgaggacggcacaccttgcgcggacggcacaccttgcgcggacggcacaccttgcgcggacggcacaccttgcgcggacggcacaccttgcgcggacggcacaccttgcgcggacggcacaccttgcgcggacggcacagcttgcgaggacggcacaccttgcgaggacggcacaccttgcgaggacggcacaccttgcgaggacggcacaccttgcgaggacggcacaccttgcgaggacggcacaccttgcgaggacggcacaccaagcgaggacggcacaccaagcgaggacggcacaccattcgaggacggcactccattcgaggacggcacaccattcgaggacgacacaccattcgaggacggcacaccattcgaggacggcacaccattcgaggacggcacaccattcgaggatgGCACATCATTCGAAGATGGCACACCATGTGAGGATGGCACACCATGCAGGGACAGCACACCTCACAAGCACTGCACACTTAGTGAAGACTGCacacctgtgaagttaggatgcctTGTGAAGACAGCTCGCCCTGCAAAGACACCTTCAGAACACAAGACACCAATAAAATTGCACACCTACTGAGTACATCAAGTGTTAAGAAGATGGCAGATATGCAGGGGACAGCTCACTTTAGGCAGTCCGCACACCTTAAAGGGAGAGCACATGTTGGAATGAGAGGACATTTTATAAGGGAGGCTTACCCCATGAGGAGAGAATGCCTTGTAATGTTAGTACACTGTGTGGGGATAGGacaatatatgaagatggcatattttgtgaaaaattatgtgTTCCAATGACTGCATGCCTTCTGATTGCTGCACTCATTATGAGGTTAGCACATGTTGGCAGTACAGCTCACCATGTGGGGGGCAGAATAATTTTCATGGACAGCACAACCAGTGAGGACAGCTCACCTTGCACAGAATGCACACCCCTTGCAAGGACAAAACAGCCCGCAAGGAAAGGACATCTTTCGAGGACAACACACCTTGTGCAGCAGCATACTTTTTGAGGACGGCGTATCTTATGAGAACAGCAAATATTTTCAGGACCGTTAAAGAAGCGAGGACAGAACACCATATTAAGGTACAACATGTTGGGAGGAAAAACACATTTTCTGATAAGTGCATATTGTGCCATGCCATTCCTGCTCACCTTATGATGAGTGCAAAATCTGTGAGGACAGTACAGCTTACATTGACGGCACAGATATTGACACCGGCAATCCTCACAATGACAGAACATGTAGTTAGTGTATCTGACCTTGTGAACACAGCATACTTTTTGATGACAGCACAGCACACATTGCAAGGACAGCACACCTTGTGTGGGAAGCACACCTTGCGGGGACAGCACAATTTGTGGGGACAGCgcaatttgcgaggacagcacaacttgtgaggacagcacaagttgacagtgctgcacaagttgcgagtacagcacaacttgtgaggacagcacaagttgacagtactgcacaagttgcgagtacagcacaacttgcgaggacagcacagcttgaaaggacagcacagcttgagaggacagcacagcttgcgaggacagcacaggttgcaaggacagcacagcttgcgaggacaacaaacTTTTTGATTAACCTAGTGGATGCCATTACTCTAGTACGTTCAGtaactgtttcatttgcagcaaCCTTAATGTATATAGTAACACTTGCATGTACAGatacactaaaatgaataggaagaACTTCACATTCAGCGGTTTTACCTGATAGAACATGAATAGTGTGTGCTGCAACTCTTGCATGCACAGTATCTCTAATGTACAGAGTAAGTGTTGGGTAAGCAGTCACTTCTCCATGCAAGGTAACTCTTGCAAGTTGAGTAACAGATGCTTTTGCAATCCTCACAATGACAGAACACGTAGTTAGTGTATGTGACCTTGTGAACACAGCATACTTTGAGGACAGCACAGCACACATTGcaaggacagcacaccttgcgagggaaGCACACCTTGTGGGGACAGTAAAAGTTGCGAGAacaacacagcttgcgaggacagcacagcttgcgaggacagcacagcttgcgaggacagcacagcttgcgaggacagctcaacttgagaggacagcacaacttgagaggacagcacagcttgcgaggacagcacagcttgcgaggacagctcaacttgagaggatagctcaacttgagtggatagcttaacttgagaggatagctcaacttgagaggatagctcaacttgagaggatagctcaacttgagaggatagctcaacttgagaggatagctcaacttgagaggatagctcaacttgagaggacagcacaacttgagaggacagctcaacttgagagggcagctcaacttgagatggcagctcaacttgagagggcagctcaacttgagagggcagctcaacttcagtgtacagcccaacttgagaggaaatctcaacctgagaggacacctcaacctgagaggacagctcaacttgagaggacagtccatctgtataggacagctcaactgtagaggacagctcaacttgagaggacagctcaacttgagaggacagcacaacttgcgaaggcagcacaacttgcgaggacagcaaagcttgcgaggacagcaaagcttgtgaggacagcaaagcttgtgaggacagcaaagcttgtgaggacagcacagcttgcgaggacagcacagcttgtgaggacagcacagcttgcgaggacagcacagttagcgaggacagcacagcttgcgaggacagcacagcttgcgaggacagcacagcttgcggagacagcacagcttgagaggacagcacagcttgcgaggtcagcacaccttgcgagggcagcacaccttgcgaggacagcatagcttgcgaggacagcacagcttgcgaggagagcacagcttgtgagaacagctcagcttgcgaggtcagcacagcttgcgaggacagcacagcttgtgaggacagcacagcttgcgagggcggcacagcttgcgaggacggcacagcttacaaagacggcacagcttgcgaggacagcacagcttgcgaggacagcacagcttgcgaggacaacacaggttgtggggacagcacagcttgcgtggacagcacaggttgcgaggacagcacggcttgcaaggacagcacggcttgcgaggacagcacagcttgcgaggacagcacagcttgcgaggacagcacagcttgcgagctcagcacagcttgcgaggacagcacagcttgcgaggacagcacagcttgcgaggacagcacagcttgcgaggacagcacagcttgcgaggacaggacaacttgcgaggacagcacagcttgcgaggacagcacagcttgcgaggacagcacagcttgcgaggtcagcacaccttgcgagggcagcacaccttgccaggacagcacagcttgcgaggacagcacagcttgcgaggagagcacagcttgcgaggacagctcagcttgcgaggtcagcacagcatgcgaggacagcacagcttgcgaggacagcacagcttgcgaggacggcacagcttgcgaggacggcacagcttacaaagacggcacagcttgcgaggacagcacagcttgcgaggacagcacagcttgcgaggacaacacaggttgcggggacagcacagcttgcgtggacagcacaggttgcgaggacagcattacttgagaggacagctcaacttgagaggacagctcaactttggaggac
It encodes the following:
- the LOC124592112 gene encoding uncharacterized protein LOC124592112 yields the protein MTCRQYTLCDNSLNEIIPDCEEVNLRKRHVATACKDGTPREDGTPSEDGTPSEDGTPSEDGTPSEDGTPSEDGTPSEDGTPSEDGTPSEDGTPCEDGTPCEDGTPSEDGTPSEDGTPSEDGTPSEDGTPSEDGTPCADGTPCADGTPCADGTPCADGTPCADGTPCADGTPCADGTACEDGTPCEDGTPCEDGTPCEDGTPCEDGTPCEDGTPCEDGTPSEDGTPSEDGTPFEDGTPFEDGTPFEDDTPFEDGTPFEDGTPFEDGTPFEDGTSFEDGTPCEDGTPCRDSTPHKHCTLSEDCTPVNTAHIARTAHLVWEAHLAGTAQFVGTAQFARTAQLVRTAQVDSAAQVASTAQLVRTAQVDSTAQVASTAQLARTAQLERTAQLERTAQLARTAQVARTAQLARTTNFLINLVDAITLLNLRGQLNLRGQLNFSVQPNLRGNLNLRGHLNLRGQLNLRGQSICIGQLNCRGQLNLRGQLNLRGQHNLRRQHNLRGQQSLRGQQSFTPCEDSIACEDSTACEESTACENSSACEVSTACEDSTACEDSTACEGGTACEDGTAYKDGTACEDSTACEDSTACEDNTGCGDSTACVDSTGCEDSTACKDSTACEDSTACEDSTACEDSTACELSTACEDSTACEDSTACEDSTACEDSTACEDRTTCEDSTACEDSTACEDSTACEVSTPCEGSTPCQDSTACEDSTACEESTACEDSSACEVSTACEDSTACEDSTACEDGTACEDGTAYKDGTACEDSTACEDSTACEDNTGCGDSTACVDSTGCEDSIT